The Nitrospinota bacterium genome contains the following window.
TAGATTAAATATTCGGAATATTCGGAAAATCGCGGAAAATCGCGGAAATAGGCTTGCTTTATCCCTCTTTGTATCGTATAAAAGGGGGGAACGAGTTTCGTTCCGACGTAACCCTTATAAATCTGTCCCGTGAGGCGATTAAGGGTGATTGCAGGAGCTAAATATTGCGGCCCCCTTCATAAAGGGGGCGTCCATTCCCCTCGTGCGGTTGGGCGGGGGGGATTTTTTTTGGCCGCAGAGCACCGCCGCGCCGGCTTGAATGCTTCACCCGGCTTGCTCAGGGGCTGGCCTCAACGATGAGCGACGACGGCGTGACAACCGACAAGGCGCCCATCATGACCGAGGAGCAAATCGGCCGGGCGCTATCCAGGATAGCCCACGAGATATTGGAGCGCAACAAGGGCTGCGCTGACGTGGCCCTGGTGGGCATCCACACGCGCGGCGTCCATCTGGCCCGCCGGCTCCAGGAGCGTTTGCTGAAGATCGAGGGCCAGCGGGTCCCCTTGGGGACGCTCGATATCACCCTCTACCGCGACGACCTTCACATGGGTGAGCCGCCGCGCTTCGTGGTGGGGACGACCGACATCCCATTCAGCGTTGACGGGATGAAGATCGTCCTTGTGGACGATGTCCTCTACACGGGCCGCTCCATCAGGGCGGCCCTCGACCATCTCATGGACTTCGGCCGGCCAGAGGAGATTCAACTGGCAGTCCTCGTCGATAGAGGCCATCGGGAGCTCCCTATTCGGCCCGACTACGTAGGGCGCAACGTCCCGACGAGCCGCTCGGAGGTGGTCCGGGCGATGCTCGTCGAGGAAGACGGCGCCGACAGGGTCGTCGTACGCGACATAGAAAACTAGGGAGGCGCGTCGAGATGCAGAGGCGGTGGCAGCGCAAAGACCTGCTGGGCTGTGCGGACTTAGAAGACAAGGAGATCATGGCGGTCCTCGAGCAGGCGGACGCCTTCAAGGAAATCTCCTCCCGGGAGATTAAAAAGGTGCCTACCTTACGGGGCAAGACCGTCATAAACCTCTTCTACGAGCCCTCCACTCGCACCCGGGCCTCTTTTGAGATTGCGGGAAAGCGCTTGAGCGCAGACGTGGTGAACGTCGCGGCCTCGGGCTCCAGCGTCTCTAAGGGCGAGACGCTGCTCGATATGGCCCGCAACCTCGAGGCCATGTCGCCCGATGTGGTGGTGGTCCGCCACGCCTCTGCCGGGGCGCCCCACTCCCTAGCCCGCGTCTTGGCCTGCGGGGTCGTCAACGCCGGGGACGGCGCCCACGAGCACCCTACCCAGGCGTTGCTTGATTGCTACACCATTCGAGAACACGCTGGAAAGCTGGAGGGCCTGAAGGTCGCCATTGTGGGCGATATCACCCACAGTCGGGTGGCCCGAAGCAACATCTTCGCGATGCGGTCCCTGGGAATG
Protein-coding sequences here:
- the pyrR gene encoding bifunctional pyr operon transcriptional regulator/uracil phosphoribosyltransferase PyrR, which translates into the protein MSDDGVTTDKAPIMTEEQIGRALSRIAHEILERNKGCADVALVGIHTRGVHLARRLQERLLKIEGQRVPLGTLDITLYRDDLHMGEPPRFVVGTTDIPFSVDGMKIVLVDDVLYTGRSIRAALDHLMDFGRPEEIQLAVLVDRGHRELPIRPDYVGRNVPTSRSEVVRAMLVEEDGADRVVVRDIEN
- a CDS encoding aspartate carbamoyltransferase catalytic subunit, producing the protein MQRRWQRKDLLGCADLEDKEIMAVLEQADAFKEISSREIKKVPTLRGKTVINLFYEPSTRTRASFEIAGKRLSADVVNVAASGSSVSKGETLLDMARNLEAMSPDVVVVRHASAGAPHSLARVLACGVVNAGDGAHEHPTQALLDCYTIREHAGKLEGLKVAIVGDITHSRVARSNIFAMRSLGMRVTVCGPPTLLPVGIEALGVEATSIMEEAVAGVDVIMMLRVQFERMGMAYFPSLREYSRFWCLTSDRLSLAKPDVLIMHPGPINRGVEIAHEVADGPHSVILEQVTNGVAVRMALLYLLAGGRRDASAD